The window CATGTGGCTTATGCAAACTGCCAAGTTCAAGGAGGCCTTTCGACTGTCCAGCACTGATGCATTGCCTCTCCGTCTGCATGTTTGCATTTTGTCAGCATGGAGGACGCCGAACAAGGAGTTGCTTCGTACCACGGCCTTGTATCCTTACCTCCGGTGCTTGGCAGACTACCAGTCCATTGTCCAGGATCATGGCCGTCTTGCCAGTAGTCTCACAGAAATAGCATCGGTTAGGTTGAGGATCCTGCACAACTGGAATCAAGCGCCAaggggatggagatggagccAGGGATCAGATAATCGCGGGCCGGCACCTGAAGGTAGCAACTGACAGATTGTCAGCTTGGCTGCTGAGGTGGAGAGCCGTGGAAGAGTTCATGTGGGCACGCTCCAGTGCCCGAATTGGATCCTTGCGCCGAGGTATATGTGGGCTACAGAGCTGGAACGTTATGACGTCCCTTAAATAGCCACGCCGGCCAGCAATGGATGAGAACCCTTAGCCTTCGGGGCACGCGGAATATTCCTCCCGGCTTCGAGGTTCCCCTATCGGAGCAGCCTAGGATGGGGCCGTCGCTAATTTTGACGTCTACCGACAGGGAACGCACTCTTCCTGTACGACGACTTGGAGTAAGATTACCCCGTGTCCCAAAATCTGACCCCTTGGGATGAACGATTGGTGAAGAGTACCGTTATTACGATTCACAACCCCTACTCAGCTGTCGGACGCACTTCTCGCGAGGACATTACAACCTTGACTCGACAGCGGTTCGCGTTAATTTCGCAAACGGCGCCATAGAGTTGCTGATATTCGGTACGCTTGCTTAAAAGACACAATCCGCGTCGTAGGATTGGCTCCCTCGGTTTCTCGAACCACTTGGGTCGGACCAAGACCAATTCCCAAGGGGCAGCCCCTGCGTATGGAACCATCGCTTCCACGATGGCGACCTTTCACCCGTTTCCGCACCTCTTTCCCGAGCTTCGCGCCCATATCTGGAGACTGACAGCAGATCCACGTCTCGTCAGCATCCGCGTGCGTAAGACGGCCACGAGTGACCTTGCCGCCAAGCGATACCAATACGCTTCGCCGACACCACCACCTGCCGTCATGCACGTCTGCCAAGAGTCCCGCAAGCTCGCTCTCTACCAGGAGGCCTTCGTCGCCGGTGGATCCAACGTTCCACGCTCGTACATATGGGTCAACTTTGAGGAAGACATGATCTGTCTGGAAGACGACAGCGTGGAGTGGCTTTCACCCCACGATACAGACATTCGACGACTCAGGTTCACGGTGCCACGAGGAGACCTTGGTGCCACGTTCTACGAGTATTTCGCTCACCGCAGCCATGAAATGTTGGAGAGGTTCACGGCCTTGAGGGCACTGCACCTGGCCATCGGCGAGAACATTTTGCTCTGGGGATCAACGGTCTGCGGCCCAGGATATGGAGCGTGTCCTAGAGAAAATGTACGATTTGAAGACCTCAAGACCGGCCTTTTGTTAACTGGGCCGCAATTGGAGATGACGTACAGCTGGTCTGAGCTTGATGGGGGACGCGTACAGGATATGGAGGATTTTGACGACGAGTTGCAGTTTATGCTTGACAACGACACTGGATTGGACCTTTCCACATACGCGAAGATGGATTAGAGAAGCAGAAGCCGAGATGCATGCATACATGTTATGTATTTAcgtatataatatattatatgTTTAAGTATACAATACGTTCACATACATCATGCATGTAAGCACCTCTGACATGCCAACAATATATGATACGTCTACATAAAGTATATGTATGATGAGCAGAGCTGAGCGTCTCTTGATACTAGCATCTGTTCACATATATCATACATGTATGCACCTCTGACATGCCAACAATATATGATACGTCTACATCAAGTATATGTATGATGAGCAGAGCCGGGCGTATCTTAATACTAGCATCCGTTCACCTTCTTCTCAACGCTGGAAAACGCTTCTATGGTGACCCTGTGATCGTGGGACTTGGCGTTGGCGTAGAATTCTTCCTTCATGTTGCTCGTCAGCAGCAAAACCTCCTGAGGACTGTGCGCTCCGCCATCCAAGGCGCCCGCTATGGTCTTTTCCCAATCAACAGTCTCCCACTTCTTGTCCACTTCACTCGGGTTGTATCCCGGAGGAATGGATTCCCTCACCACCTCGATATTCTGAGGCTTCAGATTCTTTTCGGCCGCGTCGATGAGCCATCGGCCGTGGTCGCCGACTCTGGCCTTGACTATCAGCGACGTCGTCTCGGCGAAGCGGTCGAACAGGTGCGCGTTTTCTTTGGTCATTTTAtcgaccttggccttgacCACGAGGTCTCCGATCCGTTTTATGCAGGTCGTGTAGTCGCTTGTGCCATATTTCAACACCTTGAACGGTTGGTAGTCGGGCACACTATTCTGGGGCGAGTTTTTAAAGTGCGTGTACACGTTCTTCGCGGTCTCTTGGGGGTCAGGATCCGTAGCCTTTGGGTCCGTCAGTTCCAAAACGTTCCCCTTCTCGTCCGCAACAAGCCTTTCCTTTCTGCCTACGCCGCCGATCGAGTTTAGGAATTCGCTAAACGTGCATCGATTCTTCTTGGGCGTGCCTTCAAACTCTCTCCATTTATCTCTCCCAGCAGGTTGGTCCATGCATACTCTTTTTATGTGATCCCAGCTTCGGCACTTGAATCCCAAGGTTCGAGCGTGTTCGTCGTTGAGGCCGTCGATTTGGTAGGCGTAGTACAGCCATACACGCTCCAGCGCGCCGGCATAACCGCCGGCCAAGACCTTGGTgacaaggaggaggagtccTCCTACAATTTTGAAATGCATGATGGAATATATGGCTTTTGGCCTCGGATGTTGAAAGGGATTGCGGAGAACTTGTCAGTTGGAAACGGAAAATGCATTGGCAACCGATATCATCTACGGAACAAGAGGAAGCATTACGGTAATAAATCTCCCTCACATGCCACGACAACGAGAAAGTACAAGACTTCCCAAGATAGAATGCACTTTTTAAACCGATGTTGACCACATTGGTACGCATAACACCTGCACCACGGCGACAGGGGTCAGAGGTCAGCAGCCTCCGGCGAAGGATCAGGCAAATGCCGTAAGCGGGCACAGTCATATCCGCTCGCACTCCGTGATTGAGCTGACGGGCACGGATGAAGAAACCTTGGATGTGACGCTGACCGGCGGCCCCTTGACTCCTTTTAAAACTGCTCCGTCGGTAGGGACCCGAAATCTAATTATAGACCGAATTCCCGAACGACGGCAGTTCGGAGCTGCTCCGGAGTGGAAGTGcttccatgtacttactctaTAGTAAGCCGACAAAAATATCATCATGGAGCCAACTTTACATCCGCCGTCTAATGACCATGACGTCGGTTACCTTTGGAGTTATGAATATATTCCTTTCTACTGGTATAAACTTCCATTCGCCACTCTTCCGTTCTTTTCATCAGGACAATTTTTACCTTTCCTTCTCTTCATCTCTTACACGCAGTCATTATATTCTCGTCCTGGATTTTCCTATATCGGTCAAACTCTGTTGCACGCCACTGCTCCGATGCCGAAATCTCTGTGTTACCTGGCCTCTCTTCTCTTGCTGGCAGCAGGAATCTcacctgctgctgcctcTCCGGATGACATAAATCCAAGTCTAGAGGATTGGCGCGCAGCAAATGAGCGAGCCAAAGCTCTACGGACATGTCCCTTGTCCTGTCAAGACAATGGCGGCTCAGACATCGGGTCCGAACTACCATGGTCCTTATTCTCAGACATGTCCAGCGTCGCGAAATGCAATGAGACCATGCTGCTGAGCGTCAACATCCAAACTTCTGGCGCCGAAGACGAGCAGCTACCCATCGCCGGAATCAGGGCATGCAAGGCAGACTACGGGACCAAGTCGGCGCAGAAACGCGCTGAAGAAAGCGAGACCCCTGCGATCTGCCCGACACCCAATAATGATATAGTCGAGGTTTCAGTCATGGTTGGAAAGCCCGCTGGCCACGTTACCGGCAGTGGTGCCAGCCCAGCTTCGCCGGACGACATTCTCTCTGCGGGACGCCAGGTTCAGAGTTATCTTGGCACCAAGGCACCCTCTTGCACGGAGAATGTTCTGACATTTGGTTACGCCCGGTCTGCGGCGGTCGGCCTCTTTGCCGGCGCAGAAGTGTACCAGCACGGAGTCCACGCCGGCATCTTGAGCCGCTTCCTAGACGACGTGGAAAGAGGAAGGCTCTCCTCCGAAGCCAAGATTGTTCAGATCTGTGCCGAAAATGGTCGTGGAGCTGATTACGCGATCGGAATCGTTGCAGCTCCTGCCAAAGACTTCACTCTAGTCCAGGAGGCAGTGCGAACCTGGGCCGAAGGAGGATGTGTGAAGGGAGATGTTGAGAACTACATGACGGTCCGCTTGCGAGTTCCCAGTCAGGCTAAAGGCTCCAACACCACAGAATCGGTCACCTCTTACCAAAACTCGACTGAAATGACTCACGCCTGGTCTAGGTCAAGGCTCGTTGCAAGAGGCACTTGCCGGTCCATTGCGGCAGGCAAAGGCGAAGGTTGCTGGGCCCTTGCCAAGCGATGTGGCATCAGTCAGCCAGACTTGACAAAGTACAACCCGAGCAAAAACTTTTGCAACAAAATCGATCTCGGCCAGAGAATATGCTGCTCGGCTGGCACGCTGCCCGACCTCATCCCTCCCAGCAGCTCCGACGGTACTTGCAGGACCATCAGAGTCGTCCACAAGGACCTCTGCAAGTCTCTGGCAGCAAAGTGCGGGCTCCCGGAGGCAGAGTTCATCAAACTGAACAGCAAGGACGAAAAGTTCTGCAATAAGTTGAAGATTGGCCAGCCGGTTTGCTGCACTCGTGGCAAGCTACCCGACATCACCCCCAAGCCCGGCAAGGACGGGTCCTGCGCTGTCTACACCGTCAAGAAGGAGGATGGCTGCGATGCCATTGCTACCGCTCACGGACTTACCGTGGAAAAGATTGAAGAGTACAACAAGAAGACCTGGGGCTGGAACGGATGCGATCCAAAGTTGCTCTACGTGGACACCAAGATTTGTATCAGCAAGGGAACGCCTCCCTTTCCCCAGCCCGTACGCAATGCCGTGTGCGGTCCGCAGGTGGCTGGAACCAAGAAACCGTCGTCCGGAAGCAGTGATGACTGGGTCAAGCTGAATCCCTGCCCTCTGAGCGTTTGCTGCAACATTTGGGGACAGTGCGGCACGACGGATGATTTCTGCCGCGTCTCCAAATCAAAAACTGGTGCACCAGGCACATCGGAGCCCGGCAAGAACGGATGTGAGTCACGACAGTGAAACACCCCCGCGTGAACAGGTCCGTTTGCTAACCAGCGCAGGCATCTCCAACTGTGGGAGGGAGATTGTCAAGGGCTCGCCGGTGACAAAACCGATGCGAGTTGCCTACTTTGAGGCCTGGAACGTTAACCGCAAGTGCCTACGCATGGATGTCGACCAGATCGACACAAACAAGTATACGCACATTCACTTCTCCTTTGCCGACATCACCCCCAGCTATGGCATTGACGTCAGCAGCTCCCAGAATCAGTTTAGACGCTTCAAGGAAATGAGCGGCGTCAAGAAGATCATTTCCTTTGGCGGATGGGACTTTAGCACCAAACCGGGCACGTTTAGGATCCTTCGCGAAGCGGTCAAAGGTCCGAACAGAGCCACGTTTGTGCGAAACATCGTTTCCTTCCTCAAGGAGCACAATTTGGATGGTGTCGACATTGATTGGGAGTATCCCGGTGTACGTCACCCTCGTTCGGCCTGGAGCAAGCAAAGCTAACGCGGCCACAGGCCCCCGACATTCCCGATATCCCTGCCGGAGAGCCTGATGCTGGCAAGGACTACTATGAAACTCTGAGCAGCCTCAAGGCGGCtgtcggcaacggcaagTCCGTGTCActcgcggcgccggcgtcgtacTGGTATCTCAAGGCCTTTCCTATCAAGGAGATGGCAGCCAAGCTCGACTACATCATATACATGACCTATGACCTCCATGGCCAGTGGGACTATGGAAACAAGTGGACTTCCCCTGGCTGCCCAACAGGAAATTGTCTCCGCTCCCACGTTAACCTCACCGAGACAATGGACGCCTTGTCGATGATAACGAAAGCGGGCATGCCTGCCAacaaagtcgtcgtcggcgtcagcaGCTACGGGCGATCTTTCAAAATGGCACAGGCTGGATGCACGGGGCCGGATTGCCTGTTTACTGGGAGCGCACGCGTGTCCAACGCAGCCAAGGGTCGCTGCACGGACACGGGCGGTTACATCTCCAACGCGGAGATTCAGGAGATCATCAGGCAAGGCAGGGCGACCAAGCAGTGGCTAGATGGTTCCGGCTCCAACATTTTGGTTTACGACAAAACAGAGTGGGTTTCGTACATGGATGCCGCCACCAAGAAGTTTCGGGAGGATGTGTTCGCTGCGTACAATTTCGCCGGCACCTCTGACTGGGCAGTTGACCTGCAAGAGTTTGTCGAGTAGGTGCCGTTGCGGAACATCATGCGAAGGCCGGCAGCAAGCTAATCTTCGGCTAGGAGCtctgacggtgacgatgactACGACCCAAATTACGTCGCCAGCGTCGACCGGAACGCATTCCCGCCATGCGACGCCAAGTTCGGCAGCCTGGACGAGCTCAAGAGCAAGAAGGACGGCATCCCCCCGCATTGCCTGAACCATTACATCGTCGACGTGGAAATAAAGATCATGAACGACGCGCTGGACAAGTAccaggtcctcgtcgacagAGGCTACGACGACAGATTCAGGATTTATGAGAAATACTCCATCCAGCAGATACCCTCGCAGATCAACGCCTTCATGGGCAACGGGCATGCTGGGGACTTCTTCAAGTGCGAGGAGACGAGGTACCgcacctgctgctcgagctgcaACTTTCCCACTTGCATGCTGGACTGCGACAAGTCGAAAGACTGCAAgaacggcgccggcacgcAAGAGACGACGTGTCCCACCGTCTTCAAAGACGGGCCGGACGGTATCGACTTTTTCAACACCAACGTGCCGAACGTGACATACACTCCGAAagacctcgacggcttctTCGGCGCCATCGGCAGGGACTACGGAGTTGAGAAGGAGTGGATCAAGTTTGGCGACATCGACGTGCAGGTGTCAAACGGGTGTCAGTTCGCCGGTGAAGGTGTCAGGGACTGCCAAAAGAAACAGGATGACTGGTTCTGGAACTATCCactggcggccgacgacatcaaGCTCCTCAACCCCAAGGACGTGATTGTCAAGTCGTACGAAAACTCCAAAGACCTGCTGACCCGCCTCAAGGTGATCAGAGccatcggcagcctcgacccCCTGCTCAACATGGCAGACGTGGCCGACGCATCGTCACTTCCGGCATTGACAATGGCATCCGCCGTGGACAGCATGGAGAAGGTCatcaaggccgccgacgacatcaagaagaaggagagggaggagatgATATCCCATTTCATCGGCGGCATTCTTTTCTTCATTCCATTCGTGGGGGAGGTGGTCGGTCCGAGCATGGCTGCTGTGCGAACCGCCTTGGCCATGATCGAGGTTGCCGGAGAGGCCGGGCTCCTGGCGTACAGCATTGTGCAGGATCCCAAACACGCCTACATGGCCGTGTTCAGCACGCTGGCGGGCGCGGGCCTAAGTCGCGGGTCGTGGTCGaaggccgcggccgagagaAGAAGTTTGAGGGATGAGGACGTCATGAAACTGGGGTCGATCAGAGCCGATTTGGGCAAGATTAATGATATCCGTGGTGGGTTTTGCAGACTTTGATTTCACCGGAAAACAAGGTCGGTCTGGGGTTTCGAACAGGATGGCAGGGAAGGCTAGAGTAACGCTGAAAATCTAGATATGATGTAGAAATGTATACTTGCTACTATATGGCAATACTGCTCTGTACTGGCGAAAACGACCTGGTGTTTCGCGCACCTGGGATCTTGGCCCATTGCCGCCCCAAGCAGTCAAACACGTCTGGGCGCTGGGCTACGTGAGCCTTTGGTCCTTTTTGAAGCTAGAGAGGGAGAAGCGGCGACTTCATCCAACCTATGGTCGGCAACATCGGGGGTTTGCCATCATTGACCCCATTGTGACGAAAGACTCGGTGAACAATAGGCATCACCTTTGGACACCTGATGGTCAAAGTAGGGTCGATCACAACGGCGTCTACAGTTACTCACATGCATACAGTAATAatttgcaagtacaactactcccTATTAACGGAGGAAACTACgccatacatgtacatgtattgttggtgtgtagttgtacatgtactcgagGTGAAGCAAGTGCTTGCGGCAATTTATAATACTTTCTATCAACCAGATAGTCACTTTCTGGAGCATACTGTAGATAAGACTGGTATAAATCCTTGTCTTGTTAAAGTGGGTGGGAATCGTAtcccctatatatacttctaactaGTTGCTGGAAggtaggctatccaaccttacTCTATAGGTATGACCGTATAGGGTGGATCAAATCCTCTCCTGATCGGTTGAACCTATATTGGTGGCTGTAACATGGCTGTACTTAACCCTATCAAGGTTGCCTTgcgttacggagtacttccaTCTAACACTTTACTGCTATTATTATTGGATCAAATCGCAACATACGAATATGATATGACATAGGCTATAATGGAAAAAtttataatttataataGTAACTTGCCTTCACAAAGCCAGTATAGCAATAACTCCCGAAAGGTCGGACGCTGGCAAAATCACACTTCACTTGCTAAAGTGAACGTGTAGCGTAGTACTTTGGTATGACTACGAGTTCCGTTTGCTAATTCCATGCCCGTCTGGGCGTAGGTAACCCTGGCCAATGCCCTGGCCTCGGTGTAGTATCGAACGATACtatttactagtagttgggggacTCTTCCGTTTAACCtatgtgtaagtacagtatagcaCCATAGCTCTTATTTGGCTCACTACCATAGCACATCTGCCTTGCCTATAGTTGCTATTCCATCTGACCGATGACATAAATGATTCGCCGACCTTATGGATCGAGAGACGTGGCTGCATCAGACTTTGATGGGACACGACAAGGGACGGAGCTGAAAAATTCGGGCTGACCCATCCTCCCCCCACGTGTCCAAATCTAGTGCGTGCTCATGGACGGatttattacttacttacttaagtacacctaagtacaaccacttgcacgtacatgtactgtactgtaggtgtgcactTACTgaattacttgtacgtgtagttgtagtagcAAACTTGGTACACAATTTCATCAGCTGCTCGAAGTACTTGGATCCCTAACGCTAGCAAATCTCCACGTTCACACACAGAACGGCAAATATGGAAGAATTTCCCAGATGCGAACCATTGCCTATCTAGGAAGTACCGACGAAAGAATAATATACGGTTAAAATAATGTCTCCCCATCCATCAGCGGTATTACAGTAGCAGTACTACCATGGCATATAACATGTAGGTATATATAGATGGTGACTGCAGCctctatactccgtacaactatGTGCCGGGTTCGATTAGTAGTAGACGATACATACGTTTTTTACCTACATATTACGTACGAGGATATGAACTTACCACCCTTACCAAGTACCCGGAttcgtgcttgtacttactgtaagtacttataatGGATCAACTTCAACAGGCAGGTAGAAATTGGTGCCGGTGGTTGTGAATCCACACgtactacaactacggaCTCGGTAATTATCTGTAATACATATCCggagtatacatgtacacttctATAAATACCCCTACAACCCGATTCATACTGCTCAATGATTTCCTGTCCCCTTCATCGCGCGTTGTCTTAGTCTGCTGCCTTTTTCCTACCACGAACCGCAACACAGTCATCATCAAAGCTTACCAATTCATGCGTCGGAGCTGGATACCCTCTCGTAGACAAATCGAACAATGATACTCGTGCGTCCAACCGTCGGTATGATCTTCCAAATGCTTACAACCTTTCTCCTTGTCGGCTTGGCTATCGGCTCTCCTACCAAGGCTGTCTTTCCAAGGAAGAGCAACTTCTTCTCACCTCCAAACTGGGCACATTTTTGGAACATCACCAATTTCAACTTTAATGCATCAAACACCCTTCGATCGCAAGATGATCATATTTCGTGGGGTAGTATCAACTTTACCCTTTTCCTTCCGGCCGTCCCGTATAAAGCCCAGTGCT of the Drechmeria coniospora strain ARSEF 6962 chromosome 01, whole genome shotgun sequence genome contains:
- a CDS encoding glycosyl hydrolase, family 18 gives rise to the protein MEPTLHPPSNDHDVGYLWSYEYIPFYWYKLPFATLPFFSSGQFLPFLLFISYTQSLYSRPGFSYIGQTLLHATAPMPKSLCYLASLLLLAAGISPAAASPDDINPSLEDWRAANERAKALRTCPLSCQDNGGSDIGSELPWSLFSDMSSVAKCNETMLLSVNIQTSGAEDEQLPIAGIRACKADYGTKSAQKRAEESETPAICPTPNNDIVEVSVMVGKPAGHVTGSGASPASPDDILSAGRQVQSYLGTKAPSCTENVLTFGYARSAAVGLFAGAEVYQHGVHAGILSRFLDDVERGRLSSEAKIVQICAENGRGADYAIGIVAAPAKDFTLVQEAVRTWAEGGCVKGDVENYMTVRLRVPSQAKGSNTTESVTSYQNSTEMTHAWSRSRLVARGTCRSIAAGKGEGCWALAKRCGISQPDLTKYNPSKNFCNKIDLGQRICCSAGTLPDLIPPSSSDGTCRTIRVVHKDLCKSLAAKCGLPEAEFIKLNSKDEKFCNKLKIGQPVCCTRGKLPDITPKPGKDGSCAVYTVKKEDGCDAIATAHGLTVEKIEEYNKKTWGWNGCDPKLLYVDTKICISKGTPPFPQPVRNAVCGPQVAGTKKPSSGSSDDWVKLNPCPLSVCCNIWGQCGTTDDFCRVSKSKTGAPGTSEPGKNGCISNCGREIVKGSPVTKPMRVAYFEAWNVNRKCLRMDVDQIDTNKYTHIHFSFADITPSYGIDVSSSQNQFRRFKEMSGVKKIISFGGWDFSTKPGTFRILREAVKGPNRATFVRNIVSFLKEHNLDGVDIDWEYPGAPDIPDIPAGEPDAGKDYYETLSSLKAAVGNGKSVSLAAPASYWYLKAFPIKEMAAKLDYIIYMTYDLHGQWDYGNKWTSPGCPTGNCLRSHVNLTETMDALSMITKAGMPANKVVVGVSSYGRSFKMAQAGCTGPDCLFTGSARVSNAAKGRCTDTGGYISNAEIQEIIRQGRATKQWLDGSGSNILVYDKTEWVSYMDAATKKFREDVFAAYNFAGTSDWAVDLQEFVDSDGDDDYDPNYVASVDRNAFPPCDAKSSSTEATTTDSGFMRNTPSSRYPRRSTPSWATGMLGTSSSARRRGTAPAARAATFPLACWTATSRKTARTAPARKRRRVPPSSKTGRTKEWIKFGDIDVQVSNGCQFAGEGVRDCQKKQDDWFWNYPLAADDIKLLNPKDVIVKSYENSKDLLTRLKVIRAIGSLDPLLNMADVADASSLPALTMASAVDSMEKVIKAADDIKKKEREEMISHFIGGILFFIPFVGEVVGPSMAAVRTALAMIEVAGEAGLLAYSIVQDPKHAYMAVFSTLAGAGLSRGSWSKAAAERRSLRDEDVMKLGSIRADLGKINDIRGGFCRL